A genome region from Nicotiana tabacum cultivar K326 chromosome 13, ASM71507v2, whole genome shotgun sequence includes the following:
- the LOC142167913 gene encoding uncharacterized protein LOC142167913 — protein sequence MFPNVRLPLGFTQGLAGQKSIPKFEKYDGHVDPIAHLKRYCNQLRGVGRNDELLMAYFWESLTGVASEWFMDQETSHWHVWDDMAQAFVKQFQYNIDIAPDRNSLSNLKKKPTESFREYAVKLREQAARIKPPMDDHELIIVFLQAQEPDYFQNMMSAVGKPFLEAIKIGKMVENGLKTGKIISQAVLKAATQAVQIESDNFSNTNEKDEETMMTIRSRRGPRRTSRMYEQLHQVSDDSPEHYYPPQNPQYSIAPRQYVVQPPRHPRRRAPAPQNFHQLPQNFQVPYNPHPSQGYKGEQRLKDNFTPIGESYASMFQKLKHYDMIAPIPPNHVDPRARSFDHSKRCEYHSNAHGHNVESCRDLKREIVRIIQEKLIVIQDNDTRILRRILYMHMMMHTL from the coding sequence atgttccccaatgttcgtttgccacttggtttcacgcaagggttggcaggtcagaagagtatcccaaaatttgaaaagtatgatggacacgtcGACCCCATAGCTcacttgaaaaggtattgcaatcagctaAGAGGTGTTGGAAGAAATGATGAATTACTAATGGCTTATTTTTGGGAAAGCCTGACAggggtagcctctgaatggtttatggatcaagaaacctctcactggcatgtctgggatgacatggcccaggcctttgtcaaacagttccaatacaacatcgatatcgctccagaccgcaattccctttcaaacctgaaaaagaaaccaactgaaagtttcagggaatatgccgtTAAATTgagagagcaagcggctagaattaagccacccatggatgaccacgagttaatcattgtcttccttcaggctcaagagccagattattttcaaaacatgatgtccgcagtgggcAAACCCTTCttggaagcaatcaaaattgggaaaatggttgagaatggccttaagacaggcaaaattataagtcaagcagttctcaaagctgcaactcaggctgtccagattgaatctgataattttagtaacacgaatgagaaggatgaagaaaccatgatgacaataaggtcgagaagaggtcctaggagaacatctcgaatgTATGAGCAGCTTCATCAGGTTTCCGATGATTCCCctgagcactactatccacctcagaacccacaatactctattgctccacgtcagtatgttgtccagccaccaagacaccccagaaggcgagcaccagcACCACAAAATTTCCACCAgcttccacaaaattttcaagtgccctataacccacatccaagccaggggtataaaggggaacaaaggttgaaagataattttacaccaataggagagtcctatgcaagtaTGTTtcagaaattaaagcattatgacatgattgcacctattcctccaaatcatgtggacccacgtgcaagaagctttgatcattctaaaaggtgtgaataccattccaatgcccatgggcacaatgttgaaagttgtcgggatttgaaaagagaaatagtaaGGATTATCCAGGAaaaactgattgtgatccaagataatGACACCAGAATATTACGCAGAATCCTTTacatgcacatgatgatgcacactttgtag
- the LOC142167914 gene encoding uncharacterized protein LOC142167914, with protein MFPNVRLPLGFTQGLAGQKSIPKFEKYDGHVDPIAHLKRYCNQLRGVGRNDELLMAYFWESLTGVASEWFMDQETSHWHVWDDMAQAFVKQFQYNIDIAPDRNSLSNLKKKPTESFREYAVKLREQAARIKPPMDDHELIIVFLRAQEPDYFQNMMSAVGKPFLEAIKIGKMVENGLKTGKIISQAVLKAATQAVQIESDNFSNTNEKDEETMMTIRSRRGPRRTSRMYEQLHQVSDDSPEHYYPPQNPQYSIAPRQYVVQPPRHPRRRAPAPQNFHQLPQNFQVPYNPHPSQGYKGEQRLKDNFTPIGESYASMFQKLKHYDMIAPIPPNHVDPRARSFDHSKRCEYHSNAHGHNVESCRDLKREIVRIIQEKQIVIQDNDTRILRRILYMHMMMHTL; from the coding sequence atgttccccaatgttcgtttgccacttggtttcacgcaagggttggcaggtcagaagagtatcccaaaatttgaaaagtatgatggacacgtcGACCCCATAGCTcacttgaaaaggtattgcaatcagctaAGAGGTGTTGGAAGAAATGATGAATTACTAATGGCTTATTTTTGGGAAAGCCTGACAggggtagcctctgaatggtttatggatcaagaaacctctcactggcatgtctgggatgacatggcccaggcctttgtcaaacagttccaatacaacatcgatatcgctccagaccgcaattccctttcaaacctgaaaaagaaaccaactgaaagtttcagggaatatgccgtTAAATTgagagagcaagcggctagaattaagccacccatggatgaccacgagttaatcattgtcttccttcgggctcaagagccagattattttcaaaacatgatgtccgcagtgggcAAACCCTTCttggaagcaatcaaaattgggaaaatggttgagaatggccttaagacaggcaaaattataagtcaagcagttctcaaagctgcaactcaggctgtccagattgaatctgataattttagtaacacgaatgagaaggatgaagaaaccatgatgacaataaggtcgagaagaggtcctaggagaacatctcgaatgTATGAGCAGCTTCATCAGGTTTCCGATGATTCCCctgagcactactatccacctcagaacccacaatactctattgctccacgtcagtatgttgtccagccaccaagacaccccagaaggcgagcaccagcACCACAAAATTTCCACCAgcttccacaaaattttcaagtgccctataacccacatccaagccaggggtataaaggggaacaaaggttgaaagataattttacaccaataggagagtcctatgcaagtaTGTTtcagaaattaaagcattatgacatgattgcacctattcctccaaatcatgtggacccacgtgcaagaagctttgatcattctaaaaggtgtgaataccattccaatgcccatgggcacaatgttgaaagttgtcgggatttgaaaagagaaatagtaaGGATTATCCAGGAAAAACAgattgtgatccaagataatGACACCAGAATATTACGCAGAATCCTTTacatgcacatgatgatgcacactttgtag